The genomic interval GACTGGATTGAGGCTGTCCACTCTGCTGTATAGTCCATGGTCCCGTGACCTGCTGTGATTCTTATCGCCACGTGACCCATTGTTGATGTTTTGGATCGGAGCGAGAACTGGACTGACAGCAACATCTACGGCGAACAGGACGCACGTCTCATTCGCCAGATACTTAAAATCAcacctccgtctcctctCCTCCTACGCCCAACATGGCGCGTCCCAGAACGGTGCGCGCCCCAACAACGGCCAGTCTCCCAAACAACCTCCGCATACCCTCGACAACTCCCTCTCTCGTGAAGACCCTCGGCAGACTATCTCGCCAATCCCTGTTAGACTTGGCCCAGATATGGCTCGAAGATCGACATGTCACCTCTTTCCCGCCATATCTACTGCGCGACAATAACGgtggcgaggacgaggaaacCCTTCCATACCCCGCCGCAGAAACAATCGAGGAGGTTCGCCAGGTGTACCAGGACTTCCAGGAGCGCAAGGGCGCCAAGCGGGAAGTCCTCGAGCGGATTTTGGAAGGCGATTGGCGACATGGTATCACTCTGCGACAGCTGGCGATGGCAGACCTGCGCTACATGGACGACCACCCGGCCAGCCTGCGATGGACCGCGCTGGAGCTCAATCGCATCGACCCACGGCGGAAACAGACTGCCGGTAACTCAGCGCTGACGGACTGGTCGGCAAGTGTCCCGCGCATCCAGGCTGCAACCTTCGTGCGGGCTCTCCAACGAGAGATTTCCCCTCTAGTGAAAGCGCATTACCACCTCGCTCGCGCATCCACCTTGCCCCTAACATTCCTCCGGATATTTGTCGTGGACTCGCCCTATCAATCTCCGCGCCAGACAGCGGATATCTTCACCGACTCATCGCGAGTCATCTACGTCGCGTTCCCGGACAGCTGTCCCTTCATCTATACCTCTGTTTCGGCATCCACGGgcgccaaggccgccgcAACTCCTGCAGTCCACTCCGTGGCAACCGATTCCCGCAGTCTCCAACGACTAGTGCGCGAGGCGATTCCCAAAGCTCTTTCGCGCCCCCAAGAACGATATACACTCAAGGCGACATCGCTAGCCGCGAAGAACCTGCCGACTCTGCTAGCGATGCGCGGTCCTGGCCGGTCCAACGCCGCAAATGGCTCATTTAGCATCTTCGCCGATGCGGTCGTTGAAGGGAGCCCGTTGGATCCCCGTCCTGCCAGCACGGTCACTCCGGAGGAGTATATCCAAGAAGGGATTCTTGCGGTGTCAGAGGACAATGCGAACCGAGAAAACACAGAGGGACAGGCCCATCCGGACTCGAAAACTAAACGCACGGTCGACGATCACAATTCCACGCTTCTGTCCCCATCATCCAAGAAACGGCGTCTCGCCATCCATTCCCGCTTCGG from Penicillium psychrofluorescens genome assembly, chromosome: 5 carries:
- a CDS encoding uncharacterized protein (ID:PFLUO_008230-T1.cds;~source:funannotate) encodes the protein MARPRTVRAPTTASLPNNLRIPSTTPSLVKTLGRLSRQSLLDLAQIWLEDRHVTSFPPYLLRDNNGGEDEETLPYPAAETIEEVRQVYQDFQERKGAKREVLERILEGDWRHGITLRQLAMADLRYMDDHPASLRWTALELNRIDPRRKQTAGNSALTDWSASVPRIQAATFVRALQREISPLVKAHYHLARASTLPLTFLRIFVVDSPYQSPRQTADIFTDSSRVIYVAFPDSCPFIYTSVSASTGAKAAATPAVHSVATDSRSLQRLVREAIPKALSRPQERYTLKATSLAAKNLPTLLAMRGPGRSNAANGSFSIFADAVVEGSPLDPRPASTVTPEEYIQEGILAVSEDNANRENTEGQAHPDSKTKRTVDDHNSTLLSPSSKKRRLAIHSRFGTAGSSMAQAPLDRLDIRLLDTPGQGVGDGDGDDNDGQSASTLPTVSLGFVGTDVIGGIRRLAELGIVDPERIPSWMTGEEAVSMAVIRRGKRVRKHL